From the genome of Halictus rubicundus isolate RS-2024b chromosome 2, iyHalRubi1_principal, whole genome shotgun sequence, one region includes:
- the Inx7 gene encoding innexin 7, translating to MATVLATFAVLKDHVKLKVSQDYVAIDNIVFKLHYRATFLILLVGSLLVTSRQFFGEHIRCISGSGVPEHVINTFCFFNSTYTVAKHMNMTLVESGQLPHPGVGPAGNDDSIVRHAYYQWVPFVLFFQAIFFYMPHYLWRHVEGGRLKYMVSGLHLSTLALRDEPMKLDNDVTIPSKNDRNDKIRQIRIAFVNRIHLNRPWAYYLGLCEVLNFINVLVQIYLTDWFLGGAFLGLGHALSGDMSHGEMDVLDVVFPKVTKCRFYKYGPSGTVQDIDALCVMALNIINEKIYMFLWYWFIILSVITGLGLVWRILTMLLHARSTLFNKYVFAFACPGKYNPWGMLTVTHEYHFGDWLFLYYIAKNLDNYVFKDLLQQLAEDMQAKRRIRAQISTPEEEPLTKKPDPLLTTIQLYSEPYKSKET from the exons ATGGCTACCGTGCTAGCCACTTTTGCGGTCCTCAAGGACCACGTGAAGCTGAAAGTTTCCCAAGATTATGTGGCCATCGACAATATCG TTTTCAAGCTACACTATAGAGCCACGTTCCTCATTCTGCTGGTTGGCTCGCTTCTCGTGACGTCTAGGCAATTCTTCGGGGAGCACATCAG GTGCATCAGCGGTTCGGGGGTACCGGAACATGTGATCAACACTTTTTGTTTCTTCAACTCTACATACACAGTG GCGAAGCACATGAACATGACGTTGGTCGAGTCGGGCCAGTTGCCACATCCGGGAGTAGGTCCAGCCGGCAATGATGACTCCATCGTACGCCATGCTTACTATCAGTGGGTTCCTTTCGTTCTGTTTTTTCAGGCGATCTTCTTTTACATGCCTCACTACCTATGGCGACATGTTGAAG GTGGTCGTCTGAAGTACATGGTTTCCGGGTTGCATTTGTCGACCTTGGCCCTGCGCGACGAGCCAATGAAGCTCGACAATGATGTAACCATTCCCTCAAAGAACGATCGAAATGACAAGATCCGACAGATCCGCATCGCTTTTGTGAATCGCATCCACCTGAACCGACCGTGGGCTTACTACCTAGGCCTCTGCGAGGTTCTCAACTTCATCAACGTTctagtacaaatttatttgaccGATTGGTTCCTGGGTGGTGCTTTCCTCGGTCTAGGCCACGCGCTGAGCGGTGACATGTCCCACGGAGAGATGGATGTCCTTGACGTTGTCTTTCCAAAG GTTACCAAGTGTAGATTCTACAAATACGGCCCTTCCGGAACTGTGCAGGACATCGACGCCCTCTGTGTCATGGCTTTGAACATTATCAACGAAAAGATCTACATGTTCCTGTGGTACTGGTTTATCATTCTGTCGGTGATAACCGGTTTAGGATTGGTATGGAGGATATTAACGATGCTGCTGCATGCCAG GAGTACGCTCTTCAACAAATACGTTTTCGCGTTTGCCTGTCCCGGGAAATACAACCCATGGGGCATGCTCACTGTCACTCACGAGTACCATTTCGGGGACTGGCTGTTCCTCTATTACATCGCGAAGAACCTGGACAATTACGTCTTCAAGGATCTTCTTCAGCAGCTAGCGGAGGACATGCAAGCCAAACGGCGGATTCGTGCTCAAATCTCTACGCCCGAAGAGGAACCGTTGACGAAGAAACCAGACCCATTACTTACCACAATCCAACTATACAGCGAACCGTATAAATCTAAGGAAACTTAG